CTGGCATACGGCTTCTTGTGTGGTTcttgattttctttctttttttcctttcccctGGCCATTTCTGTACTGGTTCtagcttatttttttctttaccttGGCGTTTCAGGATTGGTTCCAACATATCAAGATCATGTGTGCTTGATGCATTTGTAGGTTGGGGATGCGGTTGAATCTGCGGTCGTTACCGTGCCCAGAACAGGAGGATCAAGAGATCTTTGAGGAAAACAGATAGGGGGAGGATCCTAAACTGATGTAGCAAGAATGTCGAGTGGGCTCAAGAAGAAGAGCCTGGAGTGGGATCTGAACGATTGGAGATGGGATTCGAACCTGTTCTTGGCCACGCCATCGAATGCTTCCACCTCAAGGTGCAGAAAcagggagctgggccgagccgAGGGGGAGATTGATTTCGGTGTGGTTGACAAGAGGAGAAGAGTCTCaccagaggaggaggatgatggTGAGGGGTGCAGCAATGCAGCGACCACCAATGGGGACGACAGCTGGATTGCTGTTCAGAGAGAAAGGAGCAGTGAGGATGAGATGCCTAGAAAAGGTGCCTGTTCTAGCAGCACTCCGTGTTGCCAAGTTGACGGCTGCCTGGCCGATCTTAGCAGTGCCAGGGACTATCATAAGAGGCATAAGGTGTGTGAATTACATACCAAGTCGGGTGTGGTTCGTATCAAAAACATAGAGCACCGGTTCTGTCAGCAGTGCAGCAGGTTAGTCAGTGATCTCCTTGTGAAATTAACAAGTCTGGTCTCACTTGTACCTTGATCATTGTTCAGTTTGTACTTTGAATACCTTCAATCGGAAACGTTGTCTGATGACAATATTACTCTATGAGAGCTTATGATAATGAAATGAATCATAAAGGCTTGAATATAGATGGGATATGAATCTCTTTCTGTGTTTGTAATatcgccaaaaaaaaacatgtgtcaTCCTGCAGTGATACTTTGATCAACAATGCCTTAATATTGGACATAGATTGGCTGTATCCTGTATGGAAAGAATACTTTTGTAATCTTATCCTTCTATCAGACTTGACAAATATATCACATCAGAAATTAGTACTCAAAATTGTGATTTGGAGACCAAATCAATGTAAATAAACTGCATTTGTTACTGgggtaataattattttatagaaGAACACACAGGTTCAGAAAggtagggggtgattgtttggctttttaaggGAAAAGGCCAAGCGTCATATTTACAAGTAAAAATTActttgtgaataaattttttatatacgtattcttattgatctaaaatccaagactgaaaaatagactacgatgaaaaaaaatccaaaaacctacttcaaatttaaatttgaaaattcaagTTTTCGCATATAAGcctaagcagaagcgaaaaaatggGGTTGGTAGTTGCTTGGATGGCTGTTTAAGTGATGATTTTAATTAACGATCAACAGTTACAGAAGGTTAGTCAAATCTTAAGTCTAAACACCAAGATAATTCTAAATTGAAGCATCTTGTATGTGAAACAAGGAGTTATGAGTATAACTAAATTCATAAgcgcaacattttttttgtttagttcgGTCAGGGCTCATGAGCTGAAATAGAAGGAAAATCCATAAgtgcaacattttttttttcgttccGTTGCATCCTAACACCCCCACCCCTGAATTTAGTACTGCATGTATGTTGAGTTGATGTATATTTGGTGCTCACATGCTAGATCAGTGTGCAATTTCTGGATAACCTTGGCCTTATATAAGCAGGGTTCCTGCATGAAACCATGACAAATACTGAAGTAAATTCAATGTGATTGACTTATAAACAGGGGCAGATTACTTATTTGTCTTTTATGTAGTTTTATGGGATTTATTTGACATGCTTTTGTCAGGTTTCACTTTCTTCAAGAATTTGATGAAGGGAAGAAGAGTTGTCGCTCACGTCTAGCACAACAtaacaggaggaggaggaaagaaCAAACCCAGGCTGGTTTAGATGTGAATTCCTTGAACGGAAATCATTCTTTGAGCAACATGTTACTCTTGTTGTTGAAACAACTTTCTGGCCTAGATTGTAAGTTTTCAGAATTCTCTGGAGCAATTTTAAATGCAGCTACATTTCAATTCATATGTGATCTAGCTATAGTCACGCTAACTGCATTGTTATATTGGTAGCAGCTGGTGGTTCATCTGAGCAAACCAGTGGTCCTAACTATTTGGTCAATCTTTTGAAGAACCTTTCTACTATTGCTGGTACACAGACGTATCAAGATATGGTAAAGAACACGAATTCTGTTGCAGTACCATCACATGCTGGCAACAATGTTGCAAATGGCAATAGTGTACATGACCCAAGATCACCAATTCCTGTGGGCACTGAATCCTCTGCAGGTAAAAGAACATCTTGATTACCTGCTGCTACTGCACATGGCTAATAAGTGCCACACTTTCAATTAAAATTTGCTTCACATGTGTTACCAGAAGAACCTACACAGAAACGGCgcatgcaaaattttgatttgaatgATGCTTACGTGGAAGAAGATGAGGTCAATTATTTAGTTTCATTCTTTATATGTCTATCATATGTGTAATTTGAACTTTATCCGTTTTTTTCTGACACCCATAACTGCAGAATCGAacagataaaattgtttttaaactcTTTGGAAAAGAGCCAAAGGATTTTCCTGCCAATTTACGTGCACAGGTAACACCCTATTGCAAACTGTAATAATCTTACTGTTCATAGCTTTGTCCTTgagaaaatattgatttaCTCTAACTGCTTAACTCTTTCATTaaattgttttaatgtacAGATCCTAAATTGGTTGTCGAATTTCCCAAGTGATATAGAAAGCTACATCAGGCCTGGATGTGTCATCCTAACTATTTACCTTCGCCTCCCTAATTGGATGTGGGATAAGGTGATGTTGCCTATGCGAACAATTGTTTAGATATGTTTATctcttttttatgatttacCAGATAACATGCATTTGCCAGCTGTAGTtactaaaacaaataaacagcATAGTAACAGAAATCTGAATTATAACCCTTGGATAAAGAGGCAAATTGCTTACTTACAGCtaattttctccaaatttgTCAAAAGCTTGCTGCCAACCCAGCTCATTGGATACAAAAGCTAATTAGCATGTCCACTGATGCCTTATGGAGAACAGGATGGATGTATGCTAGAGTGCGGGACCAGCTGACATTGAGCTGCAACGGTTTGTTCTCCTTATTTGTGATCATTATTTTGCTACTATTCATCATTGTACATTATagattttatgtttatatactCCGCAtctcatattttattgtttccCTCGTTTTGGCAGGTAGCCTTATGTTAGTATCACCATGGCAGCCTATAATAGGAAACAAGCATCAGATATTGTTTATATCCCCTATTGCTGTTGCTTGTTCTTCAACAGTGAACTTCTCAGTGAAAGGTTTCAACATAGCTCAACCAACCACAAAGTAGGTATTTCATGACATTTTAACAGTCTTCACTGACCCAACTGTAGTATTGTACTAACAGAATGTCCGTATTCAgattattttgcatttttggTGGGAAATATCTAATCCAAGAATCAACGGAAATGCTACTTGATGGTACTACAATGCAGCAAGGCCCTCAATGTCTGACCTTCTCTTGCTCCTTCCCTAGTACTAGTGGAAGAGGATTCATAGAGGTgcattatttatgtatttatatatgctctcattttcattttcttacATTGCAgaatttcttgattttttccaGGTTGAAGATTATGACCAAAGCAGCCTTTCATTTCCCTTTGTTGTTGCTGAAGAATATGTATGTTCTGAAATTCGAACACTGGAGCATGTACTGAATTTGGTTTCATTTGATGATACCTCAGAAGAAAGAAATGATGTGTTCACTTATCGGGATCAAGCCTTAAGATTCTTACAAGAATTTGGTTGGTTTCTTCAAAGGATCCACATACGAGCTACATTTGAAACACCAGAAGATTGCACTGAGGGATTTCCTGCTGCAAGATTTAGATGGCTGCTATCCTTTGCGGTTAATCAGGAATGGTGTGCTGTTGTAAAGAAGCTTCTGGACACCTTGTTCCAGGGTAGTGTTGATCTGGTTGGCGCATCAACAGTTGAATTTGTCTTGGGACAAGATTTAGTATTTACTGCTGTCAACAAACGGTCGAAGTCTTTAATTGACTTTCTGTTGACATACACAACAAATTCTGCTCCAATGGACAGAACTGAAGGCGCTGCTTCAGTTCAGTTCTTGTTTACGCCTGACATAGCTGGTCCTTCAGACGTTACACCTCTTCATATTGCAGCCTCAAACAGCAATTCTGTTGGTGTTTTAGATGCTTTAACTGATGATCCTCAACAGGTACTTACTCTAAACACCTGTGgtctttatttataattgCATATTTCTGTTTCTTACTTACCTTCCTTTAGACTATCAAAACTGCATGATGCACAACTGTGTTCAAGGCAACTTAAAATTCCTATTTCTTATTCCCTAATGTATGTCTTTTGATGAAATAGACCAACATTTGGTGCAAGAATCTAGTTCTTTACCTGAAATGTATCCATTGCAGGCACATCCAacgtaaatttatttttgatacacacacacacacacacacaaaagaatGTTCTCAAAACTTGTTTTGAGGTAGGTTAGGCACCTCAATCATCACATCTGAAATGTTGTCTGCgctgaaaatataaattgtgGTTATTCCTTACCTTTTCTTAACTGTCACAGCTGGGAATCAAAGCATGGAAGAATGCGCGTGATGCTACTGGACTGACTCCAGAGGACTACGCTCAGAAGAGAGGCCACAACTCCTACATCCAGATGGTCCAGAACAAGATTGACAGCAGGTTACCCAAAGCTCATGTGTCTGTCCCCATGACCGGCTCCCTATCGACCACCGATATCGCTGAAAAGCATTCAAATCGTTCGAAGCCTACAGATCAAATTGCATTTGATGTGGAAAAGGGCCAGCAGAGTGCAAAGCCACCACCAATCTGCAGACAGTGTCTCCCAGAACCCGCATACCGTCATCATGCAAACAGGTTTTTGTCGACCAGGCCAGCAGTGCTCTCCTTGGTTGCCATTGCTGCTGTTTGTGTCTGTGTAGGATTGATCATGCAGGGGCCACCGCACATCGGCGGCATGAGAGGTCCTTTCCGCTGGAATTCCTTGCTTTCAGGCCCCAAGTgatgtgatgatgatgatagaCGGCCAAGCATTTGCAAATACAGTTTAACTGTATCATGTAGCATGAGGATGCTTGTTCTGACTGTGTAGATTATTGTAACACAGATATTCTTCTTAGCAAATCACATGTAGTGTAAAATCTTTAGAATGCTTAACTTGCATATATCGAAACCCCAACTTCTTGTGATTGAAAGAAACAAGACCAGATGGATGAGTTAtatcagatggtttagttttgaCCATGAGCAGCCACAACAGAAACGCAGCAGGTTCAATAAAACTGTTGTGGAAACAAACAGCAGCACTATCACAGACAGAGAGCAAGTAGCAGAGCAATACTGGCTTGGATCAAACTGAAATTGCTGATGATAGGCTGGGTgttaaaatagttaaaattgcTCTCTTTCTTAAATGAGAGGCCGGACATTGAGGCTTTGTTAATTAGATGGATTAACTTAGAAAATTATTTGCTACTACAACTGTTTTATATGTTAAGACTTTCTAGGCTTGTCTAGATTGattcattgatgaatatatataatttgtatatatgtttagattcattagcatatatataaatctagataaggctagaaaatttagatttatgaaactagacaaggctagaaagtcttatattaataaataaatctagataatgctaaaaagtcttaaacGAAGGAAGTAGGATAGTAGGCGAGAGGATTTTCATTCCGTACGGAGGAGATTGATGATCATTCACAGAGCAAGGCATCATAGTTGGATATAAACGACAAAATACACACAAGACGATGACAGAGTAGAAAGGTTTCATCCCTTGGGTAGTTTCATCCTTTCATCACCATACAAGTTTTTTCAACACAAGAACACGTATAAGACCTTACACATACCTGCTACTAAGGCAGTGAAAATAGACATGTAGATAGTGATGATCTGATTAAGTTCAGATTTTGTGGATAAAAACGCTTCCAGAATTAATGGAAATGCATCCGGCTGCAAAGGCATTTTCGCTCATGCGTCCCACTTGAGGGGCTTCACCACCTCCCAGGTAAAGTCAGGGTCCTCCCTCCCGAAGTGCCCGTACGCCGCCGTCTTCAGGTAGCGGCCATTGCCGCCCCTCATCAGGTCGAGGTCCACGATGATCATGCCTGGCCTGAAGTCGAAGTTGTCGGCGACGACCCTGAGGATCTCCCTGTCGGGGATCCTGCCCGTGCCGTACGTGTCGACGAACACGGAGAGCGGCTCCGGCACGCCGATGGCGTACGACACCTGCACGACGCAGCGGCGCGCGAGGCCGCTGGCGACGATGCTCTTGGCCGCCTGCCTCGCGACGTAGGCCCCGCTCCGGTCGACCTTGGTCGGGTCCTTGCCGGagaaggcgccgccgccgtgcgccccCCAGCCGCCGTAGGTGTCGATGATGATCTTGCGCCCGGTGAGGCCCGCGTCTCCATGAGGCCCGCCGATGACGAAGCGGCCCGACGGGTTGAGATGGAAGATCGTCTTCTCGTCGAGGTACTGCTCCGGGATGACCGGCTTGATGACATGCTCCTTCAGGTCGGCCGCGATCTCGTCGTTGGTCACCGTCTCGTCGTGCTGGGTGGAGATGAGCACGGTGTGGACGCGGAGAGGGACCATGGCGCCATTGTCGTTCTGGTATTCCACGGTCACCTGGGTCTTCCCGTCAGGCCTCAGCCACGGGCATGCCCCGTTCTTGCGAACCTCGGTGAGGCGGGCGCCGAGCTTCGTGGCAAGAACATGGCTGAGCGGCATCAGCTCGGGGGTCTCGTCGGTCGCATATCCAAACATATGGCCCtgatcgccggcgccgatcTCCTCGGGGCGCTTGGTGAAGTGCCCATGGACACCCTGCGCAATGTCAGGGGACTGCTGCTCGATGTTGACGAGCACCTTGCAGTGCTCAGCATCAAGCCCCACGTCGTTGGACACGAAGCCGATGCCGCGGCAAGTATCCCTGACGATCTTCTCGTAGTCAACGTTGGCCTTGGTCGTGATCTCGCCGAACACCATGACCATGTTGGTCTTGGTGCAGGTCTCGCAGGCAACCTTGCTGTCAGGGTCCTCAGCGAGGCACGCATCGAGCACCGCATCGGATATCTGATCACAGAGCTTGTCAGGGTGTCCCTCGTTCACGGACTCGGAAGTGAAGAGGAAGGTGTCAACCTCAGCCATCTCCTTTGACCTGCACAACACGTTGCACGGTTTGCATATCTCAGAACATAAATTTGcattaagtaaaattttgttcaGATTCCATAAGTATAGACTAAGAAAAGAATAACCCAAATGTCTCCAACCACACGATCTTAAAATGTGGCTGAAAACTGCTCTGTAACAAGCTGTGAGTTTTCCTGAATTACACCAACAAGAGTTAACTCTTGGTATCTTGTGTAAATTTAGTATCAAGTTAGCAGCATGGAAATATGCCCCCAAGTCAGTGTCCATGTCCAGTGAGAAATAAGGCAAATGGCATTATCCCAGTATTCTGAAAATATGGGCGTGATGCCAAATGCCATTATTCCACAGAACAAAAGAATCACTACCGCACTCAACTCCCAAATACCAGTATTCCACGGAACAAAAGAATTATCCCAGTTATAACAATATGCGAAATCAGCGTCATCCCACATCGCAATAGCATACAAATCGGCACGCAACGGATTTGTCCTTAACAGGTAGTACAGCAAAAGATTCGACGGACAAATTTTCGATTCGCTAAATTATTCACAGCACAAGCTACACTTCAGTTGTTAATGAATCCACTCGTCCCAGCACAGAGAATTTTTACGATTCTTGGGCTGGGGaagttaccatttttttttagtatCTCCTGTTACCTCCATACGAGTAGATACTACAAATTGACCAAAAGATAAGTAACACAAATCAGCAAAATCAGAAGTAAAAACATCTTCACACAAAATTATGACAGAGACGTACAGTAAAACCACTCTCCAATTCATCTTTGCAAACTGCATGATACGAACAGAACAGCTTGCAGCTGAAGAAGCATCAAATGACAAAGCTGCACACTAAACCAACTCCAATTTGCTGGCTCCCCCCTAGTTCACAATGATATAAGCAGGCCGCGAGACACGCGCGCAATCCAACTTTtcagtatataaaaaaataatatcaaaagagaaaaacaaaaggaagccCAAACTTGCGGGTCTCGCCGCCCACTACGGAATCTAGTCCATCGATCTAAGCGAAGCACACAGACACGGGCACACAGCACCGACTAAaccgagaggagagagagagagagagagagagggtgtaGAGCGCCTCACCGGTGGGTTgcagcggcgcgagggcgagggcggccgggaggaggaggaggaggagatggcggAGGCGAGCGAGAGCTTAGGGTGGTCGGAGGAGGTTGTGGAGACGAGAGatccggccgggccgcctcgcGGTCGCAGCTAGGCTCTTTATATACTGGTAGGAGGCAGCGCCGGTGCGAGGCGGGGATGGCTGGGCCGTCGGATGGGATCCAACGGCGAAGGCGGACCGGAGATGCCCG
This is a stretch of genomic DNA from Oryza brachyantha chromosome 1, ObraRS2, whole genome shotgun sequence. It encodes these proteins:
- the LOC102719528 gene encoding squamosa promoter-binding-like protein 1 isoform X1; translated protein: MSSGLKKKSLEWDLNDWRWDSNLFLATPSNASTSRCRNRELGRAEGEIDFGVVDKRRRVSPEEEDDGEGCSNAATTNGDDSWIAVQRERSSEDEMPRKGACSSSTPCCQVDGCLADLSSARDYHKRHKVCELHTKSGVVRIKNIEHRFCQQCSRFHFLQEFDEGKKSCRSRLAQHNRRRRKEQTQAGLDVNSLNGNHSLSNMLLLLLKQLSGLDSAGGSSEQTSGPNYLVNLLKNLSTIAGTQTYQDMVKNTNSVAVPSHAGNNVANGNSVHDPRSPIPVGTESSAEEPTQKRRMQNFDLNDAYVEEDENRTDKIVFKLFGKEPKDFPANLRAQILNWLSNFPSDIESYIRPGCVILTIYLRLPNWMWDKLAANPAHWIQKLISMSTDALWRTGWMYARVRDQLTLSCNGSLMLVSPWQPIIGNKHQILFISPIAVACSSTVNFSVKGFNIAQPTTKLFCIFGGKYLIQESTEMLLDGTTMQQGPQCLTFSCSFPSTSGRGFIEVEDYDQSSLSFPFVVAEEYVCSEIRTLEHVLNLVSFDDTSEERNDVFTYRDQALRFLQEFGWFLQRIHIRATFETPEDCTEGFPAARFRWLLSFAVNQEWCAVVKKLLDTLFQGSVDLVGASTVEFVLGQDLVFTAVNKRSKSLIDFLLTYTTNSAPMDRTEGAASVQFLFTPDIAGPSDVTPLHIAASNSNSVGVLDALTDDPQQLGIKAWKNARDATGLTPEDYAQKRGHNSYIQMVQNKIDSRLPKAHVSVPMTGSLSTTDIAEKHSNRSKPTDQIAFDVEKGQQSAKPPPICRQCLPEPAYRHHANRFLSTRPAVLSLVAIAAVCVCVGLIMQGPPHIGGMRGPFRWNSLLSGPK
- the LOC102719528 gene encoding squamosa promoter-binding-like protein 1 isoform X3, with the protein product MSSGLKKKSLEWDLNDWRWDSNLFLATPSNASTSRCRNRELGRAEGEIDFGVVDKRRRVSPEEEDDGEGCSNAATTNGDDSWIAVQRERSSEDEMPRKGACSSSTPCCQVDGCLADLSSARDYHKRHKVCELHTKSGVVRIKNIEHRFCQQCSRFHFLQEFDEGKKSCRSRLAQHNRRRRKEQTQAGLDVNSLNGNHSLSNMLLLLLKQLSGLDSAGGSSEQTSGPNYLVNLLKNLSTIAGTQTYQDMVKNTNSVAVPSHAGNNVANGNSVHDPRSPIPVGTESSAEPTQKRRMQNFDLNDAYVEEDENRTDKIVFKLFGKEPKDFPANLRAQILNWLSNFPSDIESYIRPGCVILTIYLRLPNWMWDKLAANPAHWIQKLISMSTDALWRTGWMYARVRDQLTLSCNGSLMLVSPWQPIIGNKHQILFISPIAVACSSTVNFSVKGFNIAQPTTKLFCIFGGKYLIQESTEMLLDGTTMQQGPQCLTFSCSFPSTSGRGFIEVEDYDQSSLSFPFVVAEEYVCSEIRTLEHVLNLVSFDDTSEERNDVFTYRDQALRFLQEFGWFLQRIHIRATFETPEDCTEGFPAARFRWLLSFAVNQEWCAVVKKLLDTLFQGSVDLVGASTVEFVLGQDLVFTAVNKRSKSLIDFLLTYTTNSAPMDRTEGAASVQFLFTPDIAGPSDVTPLHIAASNSNSVGVLDALTDDPQQLGIKAWKNARDATGLTPEDYAQKRGHNSYIQMVQNKIDSRLPKAHVSVPMTGSLSTTDIAEKHSNRSKPTDQIAFDVEKGQQSAKPPPICRQCLPEPAYRHHANRFLSTRPAVLSLVAIAAVCVCVGLIMQGPPHIGGMRGPFRWNSLLSGPK
- the LOC102713783 gene encoding S-adenosylmethionine synthase 3, which codes for MAEVDTFLFTSESVNEGHPDKLCDQISDAVLDACLAEDPDSKVACETCTKTNMVMVFGEITTKANVDYEKIVRDTCRGIGFVSNDVGLDAEHCKVLVNIEQQSPDIAQGVHGHFTKRPEEIGAGDQGHMFGYATDETPELMPLSHVLATKLGARLTEVRKNGACPWLRPDGKTQVTVEYQNDNGAMVPLRVHTVLISTQHDETVTNDEIAADLKEHVIKPVIPEQYLDEKTIFHLNPSGRFVIGGPHGDAGLTGRKIIIDTYGGWGAHGGGAFSGKDPTKVDRSGAYVARQAAKSIVASGLARRCVVQVSYAIGVPEPLSVFVDTYGTGRIPDREILRVVADNFDFRPGMIIVDLDLMRGGNGRYLKTAAYGHFGREDPDFTWEVVKPLKWDA
- the LOC102719528 gene encoding squamosa promoter-binding-like protein 1 isoform X2, coding for MSSGLKKKSLEWDLNDWRWDSNLFLATPSNASTSRCRNRELGRAEGEIDFGVVDKRRRVSPEEEDDGEGCSNAATTNGDDSWIAVQRERSSEDEMPRKGACSSSTPCCQVDGCLADLSSARDYHKRHKVCELHTKSGVVRIKNIEHRFCQQCSRFHFLQEFDEGKKSCRSRLAQHNRRRRKEQTQAGLDVNSLNGNHSLSNMLLLLLKQLSGLDSGGSSEQTSGPNYLVNLLKNLSTIAGTQTYQDMVKNTNSVAVPSHAGNNVANGNSVHDPRSPIPVGTESSAEEPTQKRRMQNFDLNDAYVEEDENRTDKIVFKLFGKEPKDFPANLRAQILNWLSNFPSDIESYIRPGCVILTIYLRLPNWMWDKLAANPAHWIQKLISMSTDALWRTGWMYARVRDQLTLSCNGSLMLVSPWQPIIGNKHQILFISPIAVACSSTVNFSVKGFNIAQPTTKLFCIFGGKYLIQESTEMLLDGTTMQQGPQCLTFSCSFPSTSGRGFIEVEDYDQSSLSFPFVVAEEYVCSEIRTLEHVLNLVSFDDTSEERNDVFTYRDQALRFLQEFGWFLQRIHIRATFETPEDCTEGFPAARFRWLLSFAVNQEWCAVVKKLLDTLFQGSVDLVGASTVEFVLGQDLVFTAVNKRSKSLIDFLLTYTTNSAPMDRTEGAASVQFLFTPDIAGPSDVTPLHIAASNSNSVGVLDALTDDPQQLGIKAWKNARDATGLTPEDYAQKRGHNSYIQMVQNKIDSRLPKAHVSVPMTGSLSTTDIAEKHSNRSKPTDQIAFDVEKGQQSAKPPPICRQCLPEPAYRHHANRFLSTRPAVLSLVAIAAVCVCVGLIMQGPPHIGGMRGPFRWNSLLSGPK